In Thunnus thynnus chromosome 4, fThuThy2.1, whole genome shotgun sequence, the DNA window GGTATAGGCATGTGCTCCCTGCTTTTTAGTAAAGTGTGGGTGGTTGGTACCATAATTACAAAATTAGAAGGGTGGATCAAAGctggcacagaaaaaaaagtttacctGATATAATGCGTCGCGAATGGAGATGATAGTTATCTGGAAAATTAACAGTCACATTTAAAGATTAAACATTTGTTGGATTTGTTGTATCCAACTATAGCTACTGTAAAATCAGAAATGCCCAGAAGAGCctctaaaatatatatagtataatatatatagtatgAATACATTTCAAGTTACTGCAGGCAACAAGTGCTTTGCATtcatcaaagaaagaaaatatgagatTAGAAATGTGAATTTTGTAATAATAAGAAAACTATTTCAAAATTACCTTTATTTTGTAATAGTGAGAAAACTATATAAGCAAGTTTTATTGTGATTATGAAAACTTGAAGAAATGCGGGTTGAATAAAGGATTTAATGTGCCTTACAAAATAATACCGAAATTATCTTGCATGGGAAACTTGTATCAGCCACTTGtatccaatattttttttttgtcggtACCTTGACATCATGACAATAGGTGAAGTTGGAAGATATAAATTGAGAGCTTTGCCCTCAGGCTCAGTTTCCTCTTTACCAGTATGTACAAGaatgttatatacagtataacacaccgccctctgtcttcttctcacACTACTGCTAAGAAGAATGAAAGATTTACTCATGAGGCGATCATTACACTCCATGTCATAAATACAGATGTGGAATGAACCTCACCATCATAGTGATATCTGAACATTGCAGATGTGTACTTATGCAGCATTGTCATACCTAGAGGGCCAAAATGAAGATGATATTGACCAACTGctataaagagaaagagatggcaTGAAATTAACATACAGTTTTAAATTTATATTGAAATACTCATAATTTGTGAATTAGCTTGCACCCTCCCAGGTGTGTCTCTTTgagttgttattgttgttattttttggtTGTGATTCAAAATGATCTGATTCATCTTTTTaagttatgtatttatataataaaataatttaaaatatgagtaCAACAAGAGAGATTTGTGATATacttttgaaacagttttttattcaatttaatataatttataacCACTAAACACTCCTATATATTGATAAGGGAATCCCcacatataaaatacatgtagtgTAGACATATCATAACAGTGCAGATGTGTACCTACCTCCTGATTCGCCAGCAGCTCctgttaaaaagagaaagatgataACATCAAATAGAGATACAGTTGTATCTCAAGGAGTATTTCAAAATACTCATGATGTGTAAATTAACTTGTATTGGTGGGTCGTATCAGCATGTTTGTATCCAGAGCAACACCATCATTCTAAAGTATCTCATACCTGGTACGGCACCAACTCCTgctaaaaagagaaagatgataACATCAAATAGAGATACAGTTGTATCTCAAGGAGTATTTTAAAATACTCATGATGTGTATATTAAATTGTATTGGTGGGTCGTATCAGCATGTTTGTATCCAGAGCAACACTATCATTCTTAAGTATCTCATACCTCGTCTGCCAGCACCAAATCctgttaaaaagagaaagacgATAACATCAAACAGAGATACAGTTGTATCTCAAGGAGTATTTTAAAATACTCATGATGTGTAAATTAACTTGTATTGGTCGGTCGTATCAGCATTTTTTGTATCCAGAGCAACACCATCACTCTAAAGTATCTCATACCTGGTACGGCACCAACTCctgttaaaaagagaaagatgataACATCAAATAGAGATATAGTTGTATCTCAAGGAGTATTTTAAAATACTCATGATGTGTAAATTAACTTGTATTGGTGGGTCGTATCAGCATGTTTGTATCCAGAGCAACACCATAATTCTATTGTGTGACACTTATGCATTATTGGCCTAATCTTTACATTAGTTAAATATTAACTAATTATTTGGCACTATAGTATCAAACAATGTATTATGAAGtagttaattaatcaattaacaatTGTTGATTAATTAACTGTATTTAATACATAGATTCTTAAGCTCAGCTGATACCAAGTCATGCAGATGTGTCTTACCTGAAGAACGCATTCTCCCTGCGAAGAAAGAAGTATTGAAAAATCAATGCTGAAGACCATTGATCTttcattgtctttgttttgttttgttaacatTTGTGTTGCTCACCAAAGACAGGGTTGCTCGATGTATGACTTAGAGATGGTGGAGGAACCTGCCAGTTCTGTTGTGGTGCTTGACCTTCCTTCGGTTTATGAAGCACCTCTGTATTCTCCCCCAGAGGCTTGGTAACCACCATGGATGTGAGTGGGGTCacaaaactgtacttgagtGACAGCTCCAAGGCATCTGTCTtcactttctccttctctgGTCCAGATAACAGCAGCCTTTTTCATAATaaacagatatgttttaaaCCCTGAACCATAATAAAACCCCAATCCACCATGAGAGCACTGCACTCCAACATTAACATCTTTTGATTTAATCTACACTATCCACATCACATAGTGGAGTCTACATGCTCTACATAGAAATGAGGACCTGTGATATGACAGTTGGGACAATGGGTTGCTGTACACTACTTTAGTAaataaacagtggtggaagaagtactcagatcatttacttaagtaaaagtatcaataccacagtcctgcatttaaaatcctacttcagtaaaaatacaaaagtattatcagctaaatttacttaaagtattaaaagtaaaaacactcGTTTTGCAGAAAATTCCCTGTGActgatttattaaataaatgtaataaagtacattattagtactgaagcagcatgttactgttgtagctgttggaGGTGGAACTAGtttaaactactttatatacagttagctagtttagtccatgGGTTCTGAACCTAGGTGTCGGTCTcttccaaagggtcaccagatatatctgaggggtcgtgagatgaagttctgatacataaatctgttttcagttttttttttttaattattgaaatGAGACCGTGTGAGAAGTTTACAGGTTGAAATGTCTATTTGGTTGAACTGCTAACTACTCACAGACATCTAAGacatgacaaagagacacaaatacacactgaatTTTTGTAAGGGGtcacaagacaaaaaggttgggagCTACTGGTTTAATATTAAACAATGCAGTGCAGTTTATAAacttaatatatattatttcatgtaaaatttCAACCTGAAAAGTTAAACgaaactaaagctgttaaacaaatgtaatggagtaaaaagtacaaaattttccctctgaaatgtagtggagtggcagtataaagtagcacaaaatggaaatactaaagGGAAgaacaagtacctcaaaatgtACTTAtgcacagtacttgagtaaatgtagttaATTACATAACGCCActgtgaataaatgatgtatgaaacagatattttataaaatataaagtattgAGCGGGACTGTAAAGTTTTGACATCACACTCACTCTTGGTCCAGGAGCTGTTTGACTGTGAGGTAGGCCCAAACCCTCTGGATGTGGCTGTCAGAAACTGTTCCAGTGGACTCCATGGTGGCATTGGTGTCAGCAAACGTGACCCTTCTTTTACTCTGTCGTAGTGCAAATGAATCGTGAGTGCGTGTCAGTATACGCAGGGACTGTTTATCACAAACCTTTTCAGAAGATTACAGCTGATGTGCAGTGAGGAAGGATCCTTACCGAAATGGCCACAACTTGTGGAACGAAGCTGTCAATGTCATTGTCAGTGATCTGACCGGCTACCACGATCTCAGAGCCATTATAATACTGGCTGAAGTTAGTTTGGGTTAGATTGGTCCCACCAATATAGATCATTGTCACATCTGTCAACAAAGGAGTGGCCACCTCTTCATAGAAACCCTGTTGACATACCAACACTATGAATGTGGTCTATTTATGCAAATGAAGTCGATCACATGgttaaaatacattatttataatGCGAGGGAAGTGCAAGTGATTCAAAATACCTTCAGCTGCAAAGCAGCATCAGAGTCCTGATAAATCCTTCGTGCCACACCACTGTTCTGTAGCGACATCTTCTCCAGGAACTCAAAATTGACATCGAAACCAAAACCAAGACAGTAGAGTGGGAATTTTTTTGCAATGGCCTTCCTTACATTCGATTGTATTGTTTTGGGATCCGTCACCCCTGCAAACACAGAAGTCATGGTGGGCCAGTTGAGCTAAAATATTCGGTTATACAACTTTCTTGTGATTTATATTGTAGAAGTTACAGTGTGTGCATAAACACATAATTGTAAAAATATTGTCGTCTGCAGTGTCCATGATCTTTGAAGGTTTTGGCTTGCTGACAAGAGAGGGTATTTAAAAAAGACTGTGTTGTTAAGGATTTTTAATGCATTTCTTGAAgtatttctgcatgtgtgtgtgtgtgtgtgttttattgtaacCTGAGGTTGGATCTCCATCAGTGAGAAGTATGAGGATAGATGCTGAACCTTCTCTGGGTTGTGCATTCAGCATACGCGCTCCTTCCAGCACTGCTTTGTTAATGTTTGTGGCTGAagtgtgacaaaaaaaacaaaaaaaatgttttacttactTCAATTCTGCTATCAAATGTTCACACCCCTTAATACAATATTTACTGAGGAAACCTCACATCCTCTATCTTGAATATTCCTTGCAAAATCCTTGGCGCTATCCACGTTTCCCTTGGTGGCCTGAACAAGTTCTCGTCTCcagtgaaaaatgttgccaTCAAAAGTGATAAGACCAAAGTAGTCATCTTCTGCCAGGTCATTCAAGATGTGGATTAATGCTGTTCGGGTCTGAGCAAAAACATTATTCACTCATTAGAACTTTTATTCAAGTTTTCAATTCCTTCAACTAGGAAACCATTtagtaatatttattttaagttgtATGTAAAAGTGAATCATGGTCATAATAAGCTGATCAACTGAAATCaacttaaaataataatgtatataatagtgtaataataataataatgcctCCTATGCTTTAGTAGCAAtctgtcacacactcacatccatCAAATACTTTACCTGTTCTATTTTTCTGCCGTGCATGGAGCCACTTTGATCAATAAGAAAGACAGCATTCTTTGGTATTCGGGGAAGGCTAGATGGAGCAAAGTGATGAACAAAATATCCATCAGATACCTTGGAGGGAGTTAGAAGAAAATTAGATTATTAGATAAAATAGATTATTAGATATTAGATAAAATATCCATTTAAGTAagtatctttttctttttcttttttttctttttttttttttttttagcttttacGGATATTTATGTGCTATTAGACCATTCAAAGTTGAATTAACTCTTGCTGTACCTCGATGTCCCCAAGTGAAGTGTCCCTCTTGACATCATAAACAATAACCAGATCTCCATTCATACCGTCCTCTCCACAGCTATCACATATTTTCTGTTGGTCCTCTGTCGGGTAGAAATACAGCCACGCCTGGAAATAGCATGAATCGGCTTTTATAGACTCTTGACAGACATGGAAGTCATTGAAGGGGTTTTTGTAGtagattcaactttatttaAGTACCAGGACAGAGAAGTACCAGAAAGTGCAAACTGTAGCAAGGTACGTAAAGATACACCGcagataaaaatgaatgaatgattatcGAAGGGACAACTAGGGAAATAAGTTATATGAGTCATTACTATTTACTTTGTTTGTGTTATATGCtgtttatagtttgtttaattttatttgattttacatattttgtgtgtctgcatgtccATGTTCTATGTTGGATcgaaattgtgtgtttttgcttttctttaagCTTTGTGAATATTTGGACACGTGAATGTATGTACGTGGGTAGTTTATGACAAAGCACAGGATGAACAAACCACCAAAATGTATGTGTAATATGAATGGATTTCATTGTGACATGTGTAAATAAGTGAGTTTGTACATACAATATAAAGAAGCCATTATGTACAGTTAAACAGTTTAACAGCCATTGTGTTAAATGCAGATCAGAATTTTGCATAACTTCATGCTTtacctgtttgtctgtttgtgttttggtgatGGCATTAGCAAGGGCTTTGGTGCTCAGTCCTCCTTTAACCTCCATGAAATTGATACCGGCTTTCTCATGAATGTACACATCAATCTGGcatgagaataaaataaaatagtcaaAAGTTCTGACCAAGGAGGATTACTAACAGCACTGTTTTCCTCGATTACTGAATAGATGCCAACAGGAAAGACACACCTTGAAGTCTTTGACAGGCTGCATGGGTCGAGCGTGGATTTGCAGCTCATACTTGCCAAGCTTGCGCTTCAGCAGTTCCTCATATGTGAGTTCAAAGGTCACCTTATTGTGAGCAGCCAAAGTCACAGAGGTCTTGAATTCCTCGAGGGTCCTCCCtacagagctgcagcagagacagaaatcaTTGcattaaagcagtggttcccacCCTTCTCaacttgtgaccccttaaatgAAACAATGTTTATTGTGACCCTTTATCACAGGTTCTGGCCTTAGTGACTGTTTAACtaaaaagagatttttctttctaagattgtttcatttttgaagAATTTTTAGAAGCATGGAGAGGTCAAATTAGCCTATgtttcataagaaaaaaaaagcaaaaacttgACAGAAGTcggaaaaataaacacacttttCATTAACAGAGATATGTTTTCTCATTCTTATCCCTTTAATCATCTTATTACTCCTCAGATTATCGTTGGACCCCTTTTGGAGAAACTCCTATTTGGGAATCCACTGCACTGAAGGACACACAGAGTCTTGTctacataacacaacataaaaaccAGCTGTATAAGACCTGgcaacaaaatgattaattgatccGTGTACCTGACAATCCCGGCGCTTTGACCACGGGACACAGCCTCCGTGTACTGCTGCTGAGCTTGCTCCTTAGCATTCACAACACCGTCATACATCTGTCCATCTATAGACCTAAAGGAGACCAAGGAAAAGTCTttgtttatacacacactccTGAGCAGCCCATGACATACTTACATGATGCTTCAGTGTTTAATTCTTTATGTGCAGATAattcctgtgttttatttttatttttaacaccCACATTCTGAATTTACTGATGAAGGCATTTTTGGGAATTCGGACAAGAAATTCTATTTCCTTTGACTCGTCCATACGATTCACCACACGGCTTGTGATGACGGTGGTGGCATAACGACTGGTCACTGTGGAGTTGATGTGAAAGCTGTAGATGTCCCAGTCATCCTGAGCAAATACAAGAGgcacatttcacaataaaaaacagcttGGTTGAAAGGGCTGGCCCATGACCAGCTGATCAAAGATCAGATGATGGTGAAAAACAAAGTGTTGGTGGATGGCAAATGCGAAATCTCATTGGTTTAACTGCAGAAACACCCcgttctttttatttttcatccacTGTTTCAATCTCACATATATTTGCACAGGCATAAATACCCACACCCCACTTTCATAGCATAAAACTTGTTTCCATCACTTAGGAGGACATTGAATTAACTTACATTCATACCCTGAagacccctaaccctaatcttaCACCAAGTCTTACCCCTAAAATTTAATGATTTTCATCACGGGAACCGcacacacaggtttacttaagtaatttttggggtatttacacagacttacattaatttcctagAGACTTACCCtgaccctaaccttaaccttaaaccAAGTCTTAACCCTAAAATTGAGTGATTTTCATCACGGGAACCACACACATAGgtttacttaagtcacttttgggATATTTTGCATAGacttacattacattcattttctagAGACTTACCcgaaccttaaccactgacccaaaaatcagcatttAACCAATATttggacacagcttttgtccccaactgcacaagccgtccccaatcaactggtcttaagtctggtgcccccccatccccccacacagacacacacacacacacacacacacccttaaaCACACATAGAAAACCAATTACAGGTATATAGCCAGCAGGTCCTTCAACCTGTGCTTTTTGGTGTTTGTCAAAGAGGCAGAGTTCAGTGTGCTGCGATGGAGAGAAAGATGCtgaaacatacacaaaaaaacctcGAACACAAGCCTAAAATATCAGTTAActgtcaaacacagagaaaaattcATTAGTGATAAAATATCACATGCAAAGGAAAGTGAACGATGGAGGGAGCTCATTGTGGTCTTTTGTCCCACAGGGGACAAAGAGcattacttaagtaaaaatatcagATACTattctatactatactatacaatAGGGTTGCTCTGTCATCTAGGTTTAGTGACCTTACCTTGTTTGGTAGTGTGGTAACAAAAGCCAGAAGCAGCCCAAAGAGGGTGATTTGCACCACAGCTCTCTCCATGATGGCTCCCACCAGAGTGAAACCCAGGCAgctgaaaatgtcttttaaactCAAACAGATAGGGAGCATTAATCTGTGCATCATTTTAAAGGGCAAAGAACTCTCTCGacctcactctcactctctctctctctctctctctctctctctatgaaCAAACCTCTCACTGGcatacgcacacaaacacactcagcaggtcagtctcacagacacacacacacacatacacacacaaacacactcagcaggtcagtctcacagacacacacacacacacacacacaaacacactcagcaggtcagtctctcacacacacacacactcagcaggtcagtctcacacacacacagacacacacaaactcacacttAGACACACATTTTGTATGTTTCTCCTCTACCAGGAATCACACACATAGCTAACAGAAATAACTGGATGAAAGGTCATAAATTCAGCAGAAATTAAACTTTACTAAGCTTTACTCTCGACTTTGGACTGCCCTCTTTGCGAGGATTGTCACCATGCTGAAAGCCAACACTGGTTTGAAAACTTTCAACTGAAAGATATGACAAGTTGTCGTTATATATTCAACATTCAATGTGAAAGAAACAAGTACATGAATTCATGGTGTCAAGCGAAAATGATTTTATTCGATCTGTCTTCAAGT includes these proteins:
- the LOC137181500 gene encoding inter-alpha-trypsin inhibitor heavy chain H3-like isoform X8, which gives rise to MERAVVQITLFGLLLAFVTTLPNKDDWDIYSFHINSTVTSRYATTVITSRVVNRMDESKEIEFLVRIPKNAFISKFRMSIDGQMYDGVVNAKEQAQQQYTEAVSRGQSAGIVSSVGRTLEEFKTSVTLAAHNKVTFELTYEELLKRKLGKYELQIHARPMQPVKDFKIDVYIHEKAGINFMEVKGGLSTKALANAITKTQTDKQAWLYFYPTEDQQKICDSCGEDGMNGDLVIVYDVKRDTSLGDIEVSDGYFVHHFAPSSLPRIPKNAVFLIDQSGSMHGRKIEQTRTALIHILNDLAEDDYFGLITFDGNIFHWRRELVQATKGNVDSAKDFARNIQDRGSTNINKAVLEGARMLNAQPREGSASILILLTDGDPTSGVTDPKTIQSNVRKAIAKKFPLYCLGFGFDVNFEFLEKMSLQNSGVARRIYQDSDAALQLKGFYEEVATPLLTDVTMIYIGGTNLTQTNFSQYYNGSEIVVAGQITDNDIDSFVPQVVAISSKRRVTFADTNATMESTGTVSDSHIQRVWAYLTVKQLLDQELLLSGPEKEKVKTDALELSLKYSFVTPLTSMVVTKPLGENTEVLHKPKEGQAPQQNWQVPPPSLSHTSSNPVFGRMRSSGVGAVPGFGAGRRGVGAVPGAAGESGVGQYHLHFGPLDNYHLHSRRIISGHVDPFPSLMKYGAVAHKKPIRVPPHRFLIKTENQSLPLCFDINRDVRLKLLHHPSGELSMNGELDSLRYGGFKRIVIHFETNKSVDVKIDGITVKDGHDVKFYTGNDHITVGSVTVIKRDKEVDVTAGDTRIVILLHQQNRKHLLWPVVRQQPPDSNAEGILALKPVAYEEVQQTRSTKLRIKDQEIDVVSAGAADYSIPFPPILECWLMSAESALQRPLDDFSVAEL
- the LOC137181500 gene encoding inter-alpha-trypsin inhibitor heavy chain H3-like isoform X12 encodes the protein MERAVVQITLFGLLLAFVTTLPNKDDWDIYSFHINSTVTSRYATTVITSRVVNRMDESKEIEFLVRIPKNAFISKFRMSIDGQMYDGVVNAKEQAQQQYTEAVSRGQSAGIVSSVGRTLEEFKTSVTLAAHNKVTFELTYEELLKRKLGKYELQIHARPMQPVKDFKIDVYIHEKAGINFMEVKGGLSTKALANAITKTQTDKQAWLYFYPTEDQQKICDSCGEDGMNGDLVIVYDVKRDTSLGDIEVSDGYFVHHFAPSSLPRIPKNAVFLIDQSGSMHGRKIEQTRTALIHILNDLAEDDYFGLITFDGNIFHWRRELVQATKGNVDSAKDFARNIQDRGSTNINKAVLEGARMLNAQPREGSASILILLTDGDPTSGVTDPKTIQSNVRKAIAKKFPLYCLGFGFDVNFEFLEKMSLQNSGVARRIYQDSDAALQLKGFYEEVATPLLTDVTMIYIGGTNLTQTNFSQYYNGSEIVVAGQITDNDIDSFVPQVVAISSKRRVTFADTNATMESTGTVSDSHIQRVWAYLTVKQLLDQELLLSGPEKEKVKTDALELSLKYSFVTPLTSMVVTKPLGENTEVLHKPKEGQAPQQNWQVPPPSLSHTSSNPVFGRMRSSGVGAVPGFGAGRRGVGAVPGAAGESGDNYHLHSRRIISGHVDPFPSLMKYGAVAHKKPIRVPPHRFLIKTENQSLPLCFDINRDVRLKLLHHPSGELSMNGELDSLRYGGFKRIVIHFETNKSVDVKIDGITVKDGHDVKFYTGNDHITVGSVTVIKRDKEVDVTAGDTRIVILLHQQNRKHLLWPVVRQQPPDSNAEGILALKPVAYEEVQQTRSTKLRIKDQEIDVVSAGAADYSIPFPPILECWLMSAESALQRPLDDFSVAEL
- the LOC137181500 gene encoding inter-alpha-trypsin inhibitor heavy chain H3-like isoform X7, which encodes MERAVVQITLFGLLLAFVTTLPNKDDWDIYSFHINSTVTSRYATTVITSRVVNRMDESKEIEFLVRIPKNAFISKFRMSIDGQMYDGVVNAKEQAQQQYTEAVSRGQSAGIVSSVGRTLEEFKTSVTLAAHNKVTFELTYEELLKRKLGKYELQIHARPMQPVKDFKIDVYIHEKAGINFMEVKGGLSTKALANAITKTQTDKQAWLYFYPTEDQQKICDSCGEDGMNGDLVIVYDVKRDTSLGDIEVSDGYFVHHFAPSSLPRIPKNAVFLIDQSGSMHGRKIEQTRTALIHILNDLAEDDYFGLITFDGNIFHWRRELVQATKGNVDSAKDFARNIQDRGSTNINKAVLEGARMLNAQPREGSASILILLTDGDPTSGVTDPKTIQSNVRKAIAKKFPLYCLGFGFDVNFEFLEKMSLQNSGVARRIYQDSDAALQLKGFYEEVATPLLTDVTMIYIGGTNLTQTNFSQYYNGSEIVVAGQITDNDIDSFVPQVVAISSKRRVTFADTNATMESTGTVSDSHIQRVWAYLTVKQLLDQELLLSGPEKEKVKTDALELSLKYSFVTPLTSMVVTKPLGENTEVLHKPKEGQAPQQNWQVPPPSLSHTSSNPVFGRMRSSGVGAVPGFGAGRRGVGAVPGAAGESGAVGQYHLHFGPLDNYHLHSRRIISGHVDPFPSLMKYGAVAHKKPIRVPPHRFLIKTENQSLPLCFDINRDVRLKLLHHPSGELSMNGELDSLRYGGFKRIVIHFETNKSVDVKIDGITVKDGHDVKFYTGNDHITVGSVTVIKRDKEVDVTAGDTRIVILLHQQNRKHLLWPVVRQQPPDSNAEGILALKPVAYEEVQQTRSTKLRIKDQEIDVVSAGAADYSIPFPPILECWLMSAESALQRPLDDFSVAEL
- the LOC137181500 gene encoding inter-alpha-trypsin inhibitor heavy chain H3-like isoform X3 is translated as MERAVVQITLFGLLLAFVTTLPNKDDWDIYSFHINSTVTSRYATTVITSRVVNRMDESKEIEFLVRIPKNAFISKFRMSIDGQMYDGVVNAKEQAQQQYTEAVSRGQSAGIVSSVGRTLEEFKTSVTLAAHNKVTFELTYEELLKRKLGKYELQIHARPMQPVKDFKIDVYIHEKAGINFMEVKGGLSTKALANAITKTQTDKQAWLYFYPTEDQQKICDSCGEDGMNGDLVIVYDVKRDTSLGDIEVSDGYFVHHFAPSSLPRIPKNAVFLIDQSGSMHGRKIEQTRTALIHILNDLAEDDYFGLITFDGNIFHWRRELVQATKGNVDSAKDFARNIQDRGSTNINKAVLEGARMLNAQPREGSASILILLTDGDPTSGVTDPKTIQSNVRKAIAKKFPLYCLGFGFDVNFEFLEKMSLQNSGVARRIYQDSDAALQLKGFYEEVATPLLTDVTMIYIGGTNLTQTNFSQYYNGSEIVVAGQITDNDIDSFVPQVVAISSKRRVTFADTNATMESTGTVSDSHIQRVWAYLTVKQLLDQELLLSGPEKEKVKTDALELSLKYSFVTPLTSMVVTKPLGENTEVLHKPKEGQAPQQNWQVPPPSLSHTSSNPVFGRMRSSGVGAVPGFGAGRRGVGAVPGAAGESGAVGQYHLHFGPLGMTMLHKYTSAMFRYHYDDNYHLHSRRIISGHVDPFPSLMKYGAVAHKKPIRVPPHRFLIKTENQSLPLCFDINRDVRLKLLHHPSGELSMNGELDSLRYGGFKRIVIHFETNKSVDVKIDGITVKDGHDVKFYTGNDHITVGSVTVIKRDKEVDVTAGDTRIVILLHQQNRKHLLWPVVRQQPPDSNAEGILALKPVAYEEVQQTRSTKLRIKDQEIDVVSAGAADYSIPFPPILECWLMSAESALQRPLDDFSVAEL
- the LOC137181500 gene encoding inter-alpha-trypsin inhibitor heavy chain H3-like isoform X1 — encoded protein: MERAVVQITLFGLLLAFVTTLPNKDDWDIYSFHINSTVTSRYATTVITSRVVNRMDESKEIEFLVRIPKNAFISKFRMSIDGQMYDGVVNAKEQAQQQYTEAVSRGQSAGIVSSVGRTLEEFKTSVTLAAHNKVTFELTYEELLKRKLGKYELQIHARPMQPVKDFKIDVYIHEKAGINFMEVKGGLSTKALANAITKTQTDKQAWLYFYPTEDQQKICDSCGEDGMNGDLVIVYDVKRDTSLGDIEVSDGYFVHHFAPSSLPRIPKNAVFLIDQSGSMHGRKIEQTRTALIHILNDLAEDDYFGLITFDGNIFHWRRELVQATKGNVDSAKDFARNIQDRGSTNINKAVLEGARMLNAQPREGSASILILLTDGDPTSGVTDPKTIQSNVRKAIAKKFPLYCLGFGFDVNFEFLEKMSLQNSGVARRIYQDSDAALQLKGFYEEVATPLLTDVTMIYIGGTNLTQTNFSQYYNGSEIVVAGQITDNDIDSFVPQVVAISSKRRVTFADTNATMESTGTVSDSHIQRVWAYLTVKQLLDQELLLSGPEKEKVKTDALELSLKYSFVTPLTSMVVTKPLGENTEVLHKPKEGQAPQQNWQVPPPSLSHTSSNPVFGRMRSSGVGAVPGFGAGRRAGVGAVPGAAGESGAVGQYHLHFGPLGMTMLHKYTSAMFRYHYDDNYHLHSRRIISGHVDPFPSLMKYGAVAHKKPIRVPPHRFLIKTENQSLPLCFDINRDVRLKLLHHPSGELSMNGELDSLRYGGFKRIVIHFETNKSVDVKIDGITVKDGHDVKFYTGNDHITVGSVTVIKRDKEVDVTAGDTRIVILLHQQNRKHLLWPVVRQQPPDSNAEGILALKPVAYEEVQQTRSTKLRIKDQEIDVVSAGAADYSIPFPPILECWLMSAESALQRPLDDFSVAEL
- the LOC137181500 gene encoding inter-alpha-trypsin inhibitor heavy chain H3-like isoform X5; protein product: MERAVVQITLFGLLLAFVTTLPNKDDWDIYSFHINSTVTSRYATTVITSRVVNRMDESKEIEFLVRIPKNAFISKFRMSIDGQMYDGVVNAKEQAQQQYTEAVSRGQSAGIVSSVGRTLEEFKTSVTLAAHNKVTFELTYEELLKRKLGKYELQIHARPMQPVKDFKIDVYIHEKAGINFMEVKGGLSTKALANAITKTQTDKQAWLYFYPTEDQQKICDSCGEDGMNGDLVIVYDVKRDTSLGDIEVSDGYFVHHFAPSSLPRIPKNAVFLIDQSGSMHGRKIEQTRTALIHILNDLAEDDYFGLITFDGNIFHWRRELVQATKGNVDSAKDFARNIQDRGSTNINKAVLEGARMLNAQPREGSASILILLTDGDPTSGVTDPKTIQSNVRKAIAKKFPLYCLGFGFDVNFEFLEKMSLQNSGVARRIYQDSDAALQLKGFYEEVATPLLTDVTMIYIGGTNLTQTNFSQYYNGSEIVVAGQITDNDIDSFVPQVVAISSKRRVTFADTNATMESTGTVSDSHIQRVWAYLTVKQLLDQELLLSGPEKEKVKTDALELSLKYSFVTPLTSMVVTKPLGENTEVLHKPKEGQAPQQNWQVPPPSLSHTSSNPVFGRMRSSGVGAVPGFGAGRRAGVGAVPGAAGESGAVGQYHLHFGPLDNYHLHSRRIISGHVDPFPSLMKYGAVAHKKPIRVPPHRFLIKTENQSLPLCFDINRDVRLKLLHHPSGELSMNGELDSLRYGGFKRIVIHFETNKSVDVKIDGITVKDGHDVKFYTGNDHITVGSVTVIKRDKEVDVTAGDTRIVILLHQQNRKHLLWPVVRQQPPDSNAEGILALKPVAYEEVQQTRSTKLRIKDQEIDVVSAGAADYSIPFPPILECWLMSAESALQRPLDDFSVAEL